A portion of the Parasteatoda tepidariorum isolate YZ-2023 chromosome 5, CAS_Ptep_4.0, whole genome shotgun sequence genome contains these proteins:
- the LOC107450487 gene encoding actin-related protein 2/3 complex subunit 1A-A — protein MTEIHSFGVDPITCHAWNNDRTQIALSPNNNEVHIYKREGDNWSCKNVLTQHDLRVTSIDWAPNTNRIVTCSADRNAYVWTKANDKWKPTLVLLRINRAATCVRWSPNETKFAVGCGARLISVCFFEEENDWWLSKHIKKPIKSTVTSLDWHPNNVLLACGSTDFKTRVFSAYVKEIDSKPEPTVWGFKMPLGHVMAEFSNSGWVHCVSFSADGSKLVWVSHDSTVSICDAEKNMALITVKTQFLPYLACAWTSNSTIVAAGHDCCPMLFQYDGMKLTFVTKLDKSQKREVDGFSAMRKFRDMDKRAIVENSVDTLLDTIHQNAVTSLQIYAGSKTGVSKLCTTGIDGKMVIWNLKALAEALPNDI, from the exons ATGACGGAAATTCACAGTTTTGGCGTAGATCCAATAACCTGCCATGCTTGGAACAATGACAGGACAC AAATTGCTCTCTCGCCTAATAACAATGAAGTGCACATCTATAAAAGAGAAGGGGATAATTGGtcatgtaaaaatgttttgacaCAGCATGATTTGCGTGTGACAAGCATTGACTGGGCGCCTAACACTAATCGAATTGTCACATGTTCAGca GATCGCAACGCATATGTCTGGACAAAAGCTAATGATAAATGGAAACCTACTCTAGTTTTACTTCGAATAAACCGAGCTGCAACTTGTGTTAGGTGGTCACCTAATG AGACTAAGTTTGCCGTTGGCTGTGGAGCAAGATTGATATCTGTGtgtttttttgaagaagaaaatgatTGGTGGTTGAGTAAACATATAAAGAAGCCTATAAAATCTACTGTTACTAG CCTTGACTGGCATCCTAATAACGTTTTACTCGCTTGCGGATCTACAGATTTTAAAACtag ggtTTTTTCTGCATATGTTAAAGAGATTGATAGTAAACCGGAACCAACTGTTTGGGGTTTCAAAATGCCTCTTGGACATGTCATGGCAGAATTTTCAAATA gTGGATGGGTGCATTGTGTTAGCTTTTCCGCCGATGGATCAAAACTTGTTTGGGTCAGCCATGACAGTACTGTTTCTATATGTgacgcagaaaaaaatatggc gttaattactgtaaaaacccAGTTCCTTCCCTATCTTGCATGTGCCTGGACTTCTAACTCCACTATAGTCGCTGCT GGCCATGATTGTTGTCCGATGTTATTTCAATATGATGGAATGAAATTAACGTTTGTAACTAAATTAGATAAATCTCAGAAAAGAGAAGTTGATGGATTTAG TGCTATGAGAAAATTCCGTGACATGGATAAACGTGCCATTGTTGAAAATAGTGTTGATACATTGTTAGACACAATTCATCAAAATGCTGTAACAAGCCTACAAATCTATGCTGGCTCTAAAACTGGTGTATCTAAACTATGTACAACAGGAATTGATGGTAAAATGGTCATATGGAATTTAAAA GCTCTTGCAGAAGCACTCCCCAATGATATATAG